One segment of Nostoc piscinale CENA21 DNA contains the following:
- a CDS encoding DUF2973 domain-containing protein: MLHLLYILAFTILACIAVANLIRNLVMFSFIDRERNYPATPSANRNYRSGRKSVPHPELLDSDGNIIKEPLLVMRSINVEDARQQLDAIYEASPGQKSENHEK; the protein is encoded by the coding sequence ATGTTGCACCTACTTTATATTCTTGCTTTTACGATTTTGGCTTGCATTGCAGTGGCAAACTTAATTCGCAACTTAGTTATGTTTAGTTTTATTGACAGAGAGCGAAATTATCCAGCCACACCTTCAGCAAATCGAAATTATCGTTCAGGCAGAAAATCAGTACCCCATCCAGAATTATTAGATAGCGATGGCAATATCATTAAAGAACCATTATTAGTTATGCGTTCTATTAATGTTGAAGACGCTAGACAACAACTAGATGCAATTTATGAAGCTTCTCCAGGACAAAAGAGTGAAAATCATGAAAAGTAG
- a CDS encoding DUF2605 domain-containing protein → MQDSNLPGTELLKTVLEPLLEDFDYWFGRSRHLLETEQLSFMSHQEQSDLLLRVKQAQTELNTAKMLFAATDKQVGLDMTTLAPWHQLVTECWNVGMRFHQEKEKS, encoded by the coding sequence ATGCAAGACTCAAATTTACCAGGGACTGAGTTGCTGAAAACGGTCTTAGAGCCTTTGTTAGAAGACTTTGACTATTGGTTTGGGCGATCGCGCCACCTTTTAGAAACTGAGCAACTCTCATTTATGAGTCATCAAGAACAATCTGACCTGCTGTTACGAGTCAAGCAAGCACAAACAGAACTAAACACAGCAAAAATGCTATTTGCAGCCACTGATAAACAAGTCGGATTGGATATGACAACCTTAGCGCCTTGGCATCAATTGGTTACGGAATGTTGGAATGTAGGGATGCGCTTTCATCAAGAAAAAGAAAAGTCGTAG
- a CDS encoding DICT sensory domain-containing protein gives MSISTSVLSDLLQSIPYLRPQLYFKASLTALSHAMEDQVLAATLDRPLVIASFQRERFYRQEAHRYQRLAQRSNQIYVLAAPETDFTNSSEYYEKVAFEPDDALTQEWHLVVVADNYATCLVCRESLGSITKNQQVPEFSTGLDIDTARRFEGIWTSERGVSLKAAQLLLDRILIYRPDLANKIKEARQRFGIGEPRIYSQIGQPEFACDIDTDPFVQRLVTYLQASQYKLHKAYRSIIAQARKERLINSISTAIRRSLDPHEVLQIAAQELGQHLGTSRCLIYRAQATQAQATIEHEFLTAGVLSVCGQTWDLDNNALFQEVVQLGEGVCVVDTHNDLRISSSKTLSLIAKKYSIRSWLMEPVLSQGRLLGIVELHYCSVPPHQWQAGELDLVKAIATQIGAALIQAEAYANLEELNQQLEALDRTRSNLIAITGHELRTPLSTIQVCLESLASEPDMPVELQQVMLNTALADSERMRKLVQDFLTLSNLESGRVEWHPESLTLQECVDLALSRIRTRPSMENPPQIITQITENLPLVKADGDWLVEVLAKLIDNACKFTPSDGEISIHAIQNGNQMVEVTVADTGRGIEPNRLEVVFDRFYQEEGALRRTAGGTGLGLAICRQIVNGWGGEIWAESQGKDQGSQFHFTIPIVLGSQEEKRVRVRSK, from the coding sequence ATGAGCATTTCGACTTCCGTGCTGAGTGATCTGCTACAGTCCATTCCTTACCTGCGGCCCCAGCTATATTTCAAAGCTTCACTAACCGCCCTCTCCCACGCAATGGAAGATCAGGTTTTGGCGGCGACTTTAGACAGACCTTTGGTAATTGCCAGCTTTCAACGCGAGCGATTTTATCGCCAAGAAGCCCATCGCTATCAAAGGCTGGCGCAGCGCAGTAATCAAATATACGTTTTAGCTGCTCCCGAAACGGACTTTACCAATAGCTCAGAATACTATGAGAAAGTCGCCTTTGAACCAGATGATGCTTTAACACAAGAGTGGCACTTGGTAGTAGTTGCTGATAATTATGCTACTTGCTTAGTGTGTCGAGAAAGCTTGGGTTCTATTACCAAAAATCAGCAAGTGCCAGAGTTTAGTACTGGTTTGGATATAGACACAGCCCGTAGGTTTGAGGGTATATGGACATCAGAGCGGGGAGTTAGCCTGAAAGCGGCACAATTGCTATTAGATAGGATTTTAATTTATCGCCCAGACTTGGCTAATAAAATCAAGGAAGCCCGCCAAAGGTTTGGCATTGGAGAACCAAGAATTTACTCTCAAATCGGACAACCCGAATTTGCTTGTGATATCGACACAGACCCTTTTGTGCAGCGATTGGTAACTTATTTGCAAGCTAGTCAGTATAAATTACACAAAGCTTATCGCTCAATTATTGCCCAAGCCCGTAAAGAACGTTTAATTAATTCTATTAGTACGGCAATTAGGCGATCGCTTGATCCCCATGAAGTCTTGCAAATCGCCGCCCAAGAATTAGGGCAACACTTAGGGACAAGTCGTTGTTTAATTTACCGCGCTCAAGCTACACAAGCCCAAGCCACAATTGAACATGAATTTTTGACGGCTGGCGTTTTATCGGTGTGTGGGCAAACCTGGGATTTAGATAATAATGCTTTGTTTCAGGAAGTTGTACAGCTAGGAGAAGGCGTTTGTGTAGTTGATACACATAACGACTTGCGAATTAGCAGTTCCAAAACTTTGTCCTTAATTGCCAAAAAATACAGTATTCGTTCCTGGTTAATGGAACCAGTATTATCTCAGGGACGACTGCTCGGTATTGTGGAACTGCACTATTGCAGTGTACCACCGCACCAGTGGCAAGCAGGAGAACTTGACTTGGTAAAAGCGATCGCTACCCAAATTGGAGCCGCTTTAATTCAAGCCGAAGCCTACGCCAACCTTGAAGAACTCAACCAACAACTAGAAGCCCTCGACCGCACCCGCAGCAACTTGATAGCCATTACCGGTCACGAACTGCGTACTCCCTTATCTACCATTCAAGTGTGCTTAGAAAGTCTCGCCAGCGAACCAGACATGCCTGTGGAATTACAGCAGGTAATGTTAAATACAGCCCTGGCCGATTCTGAACGGATGCGGAAACTCGTCCAGGATTTTCTCACCCTGTCTAACTTAGAAAGCGGCCGCGTAGAATGGCATCCCGAATCACTCACCTTGCAAGAATGTGTGGATTTAGCCCTGAGCCGCATTCGCACCCGCCCCTCAATGGAAAATCCGCCCCAAATCATCACGCAAATCACAGAAAATTTACCTTTAGTTAAAGCCGATGGTGATTGGCTAGTGGAAGTATTGGCAAAACTGATCGACAACGCCTGCAAATTTACGCCCTCTGACGGGGAAATTTCCATTCATGCCATTCAAAACGGCAATCAGATGGTAGAAGTCACAGTGGCTGACACAGGACGGGGTATTGAGCCAAATCGCTTGGAAGTGGTATTTGACCGCTTTTATCAAGAAGAAGGGGCGCTACGGCGTACCGCAGGCGGCACAGGTTTGGGACTAGCAATTTGTCGGCAAATTGTCAATGGTTGGGGTGGAGAAATTTGGGCAGAGTCTCAAGGCAAAGACCAAGGTAGCCAGTTTCATTTCACCATTCCCATTGTTTTGGGTAGCCAGGAAGAAAAGCGGGTAAGGGTTAGGAGTAAATAG
- a CDS encoding BrnT family toxin, translated as MITLQGMDVYFVLNGITFVWNDEKARINPINHDGVTFQQATEAFFDPLLVVVDASRNDEARDAVIGLDKRWNLLYVVYIERENDIIRIISARKATRKEREYYEG; from the coding sequence TTGATTACACTCCAAGGTATGGATGTGTATTTCGTACTCAACGGCATTACCTTCGTCTGGAATGATGAAAAAGCTAGGATCAACCCAATCAACCATGATGGTGTGACATTTCAACAAGCAACAGAAGCTTTCTTTGATCCTTTGCTTGTAGTTGTTGATGCGAGTCGCAATGATGAGGCGCGAGATGCTGTCATTGGTTTAGACAAGCGATGGAATCTTTTGTACGTTGTTTACATTGAGCGTGAAAACGACATCATTCGGATTATTTCGGCTCGTAAAGCCACACGCAAGGAGCGAGAATATTATGAAGGTTGA
- a CDS encoding photosystem I reaction center subunit II PsaD — MAETLSGKTPLFAGSTGGLLTKAKEEEKYAITWTSPKAQVFELPTGGAATMHQGENLLYLARKEQGIALGGQLRKFKITDYKIYRILPSGETTFIHPADGVFPEKVNQGREKVRHVPRRIGQNPNPSELKFSGKQTYDA, encoded by the coding sequence ATGGCAGAAACACTTTCTGGAAAAACCCCACTGTTCGCCGGTAGTACTGGCGGTTTGCTCACCAAAGCAAAAGAGGAAGAAAAGTACGCTATCACTTGGACAAGCCCCAAGGCTCAGGTGTTTGAATTACCTACAGGTGGCGCTGCTACCATGCACCAAGGCGAAAACTTGCTTTACTTAGCTCGTAAAGAACAGGGCATTGCTTTGGGCGGTCAACTCCGTAAGTTCAAAATCACCGACTACAAAATCTATCGGATTTTGCCCAGTGGCGAAACCACCTTCATTCACCCAGCAGATGGTGTCTTCCCTGAAAAAGTTAACCAAGGCCGCGAAAAAGTACGTCACGTACCTCGTCGCATTGGTCAAAATCCCAACCCCTCAGAACTCAAGTTCAGTGGTAAGCAAACCTACGATGCTTAA